A single window of Streptococcus cristatus ATCC 51100 DNA harbors:
- the mltG gene encoding endolytic transglycosylase MltG yields the protein MTENSQDNEKTLSFKEKILNELAAANGTQNHSVQEEAQPLLGKEMELAESLESLVSAVEKSHEVLEKDTSVEEEPSKIKVEESVEQSEPTVHTQADVLENIVRNSTISEVPSNFDGPGQADVAKKENIESGEVQTSVPHSEAYQEKAVPVAGEIKETVLADSNTTDEREVKKDFSTAEPTLSRRDVAHGKKRSRADRTNSSKKKKRKNGLANRIVMTVLVLFLLGLGITGFVGYNYVSSALKPVDAKSAEYVTVEIPAGSSTKQIGEILEKKGLIKNAQVFNLYSKIRSYGNFQSGYYNLQKSMDLDTIAKQLQEGGTDTPQPPVLGKITIPEGYTLEQIAEATTVNAAKTANKNTKTPFSKEDFLNKAQDEDFIAKMAAKYPQLLATLPSKDSGVKYRLEGYLFPATYDYGKETTVEELIDQMLAAMNTNLSQYYSTIESKNLTVNDVLTLASLVEKEGSTDQDRKDIASVFYNRLNQAMPLQSNIALLYAQGKLGQKTTLKEDAEINTNLDSPYNVYKKQGLMPGPVDSPSLSAIEATINPSKTEYLYFVANVETGAVYFANTYEEHAKNVEEHVNSKLNQSGESSN from the coding sequence TTGACTGAAAATTCACAGGATAACGAAAAGACGCTGAGTTTTAAAGAGAAAATTTTGAATGAGTTGGCAGCAGCCAATGGTACCCAAAATCACTCAGTTCAGGAAGAAGCGCAGCCTCTTTTAGGTAAAGAAATGGAATTGGCGGAGAGCTTGGAATCTCTCGTTTCTGCTGTTGAAAAATCTCATGAGGTTCTAGAGAAGGATACTTCAGTAGAGGAAGAACCTAGTAAGATCAAAGTAGAAGAGTCAGTGGAACAAAGCGAGCCTACGGTTCATACTCAGGCAGATGTGCTAGAAAATATAGTTCGTAATTCTACGATTTCAGAAGTTCCATCAAATTTTGATGGACCAGGACAAGCTGATGTTGCTAAGAAGGAAAATATAGAGTCTGGAGAGGTTCAAACTTCTGTACCTCATTCAGAAGCTTATCAAGAAAAGGCAGTACCAGTTGCAGGTGAGATAAAAGAAACAGTGTTAGCTGATTCAAACACTACAGATGAAAGAGAAGTAAAAAAAGACTTTTCTACTGCAGAACCAACGCTAAGCCGTAGAGATGTTGCTCATGGAAAGAAACGTTCACGTGCAGATCGTACCAATAGTAGTAAAAAGAAAAAACGTAAAAACGGCCTAGCCAATCGAATCGTGATGACAGTCTTGGTGCTTTTCCTATTGGGCCTTGGTATTACTGGTTTTGTAGGATACAATTATGTCTCTTCAGCGCTGAAACCAGTAGATGCCAAATCAGCAGAGTATGTGACAGTGGAAATTCCTGCTGGTTCTAGCACCAAACAAATCGGAGAGATTTTAGAAAAGAAAGGCCTGATTAAGAACGCTCAAGTCTTTAATCTTTATTCAAAAATCAGAAGTTATGGTAATTTCCAATCTGGTTACTATAATCTTCAAAAGAGTATGGACTTAGACACGATTGCTAAGCAATTACAAGAAGGTGGAACAGATACACCACAGCCTCCAGTTCTTGGCAAGATAACAATTCCTGAAGGATACACCTTGGAGCAGATTGCCGAAGCAACTACTGTCAATGCTGCAAAAACTGCGAACAAGAATACTAAAACACCATTCAGCAAGGAAGATTTTCTAAATAAAGCTCAAGATGAAGATTTTATTGCAAAAATGGCAGCTAAATATCCGCAGCTTCTAGCAACTTTGCCGAGCAAGGATAGTGGTGTTAAATATCGTCTTGAAGGTTATCTTTTCCCAGCTACTTATGATTATGGAAAAGAAACCACGGTTGAAGAACTGATTGACCAAATGTTGGCTGCTATGAATACCAATCTATCGCAGTATTACTCAACAATTGAGTCTAAGAATCTGACGGTCAATGATGTTTTAACCCTTGCCTCTTTAGTTGAAAAAGAGGGATCAACTGATCAGGATCGCAAAGATATTGCGAGCGTCTTTTATAATCGTTTGAACCAAGCTATGCCACTTCAGAGCAATATTGCGCTTCTTTATGCTCAAGGAAAACTTGGTCAAAAGACAACTCTTAAAGAAGATGCTGAAATTAATACAAATCTTGACTCGCCTTATAATGTGTACAAGAAGCAAGGTTTGATGCCTGGTCCAGTAGATAGTCCAAGCCTGTCTGCTATCGAAGCTACTATTAATCCAAGTAAGACAGAGTACTTGTATTTTGTAGCAAATGTGGAGACAGGGGCTGTATATTTTGCAAATACCTACGAAGAACACGCTAAGAATGTGGAAGAACACGTTAATAGCAAATTAAACCAATCAGGTGAAAGTTCTAACTAA
- the greA gene encoding transcription elongation factor GreA encodes MAEKTYPMTLVEKEKLEQELEELKLVRRPEVVERIKIARSYGDLSENSEYEAAKDEQAFVEGQISSLETKIRYAVIVDSDSVAKDEVAIGKTVTIQEVGETEEEVYIIVGSAGADAFAGKVSNESPIGQALIGKKTGDIATVETPVGSYDVKILKVEKTV; translated from the coding sequence ATGGCTGAAAAAACTTATCCTATGACCCTTGTAGAAAAGGAAAAATTAGAACAAGAATTAGAAGAATTGAAATTGGTTCGACGTCCAGAAGTAGTAGAACGTATTAAAATTGCTCGTTCTTACGGAGATTTATCAGAAAATAGTGAATATGAAGCAGCAAAGGATGAGCAGGCTTTCGTTGAAGGACAAATTTCAAGTCTAGAGACTAAAATTCGCTATGCTGTGATTGTTGATAGCGATTCAGTTGCTAAAGATGAAGTTGCCATCGGTAAAACTGTTACTATTCAAGAAGTCGGTGAGACTGAAGAAGAAGTATACATTATCGTTGGTTCAGCTGGTGCGGATGCTTTTGCTGGAAAAGTTTCAAATGAAAGCCCAATTGGTCAAGCATTGATTGGTAAGAAGACTGGTGATATTGCAACAGTAGAAACACCAGTTGGCAGTTATGACGTCAAAATCCTAAAAGTTGAAAAAACAGTCTAA
- the nth gene encoding endonuclease III: MVLSKKRARHVIEEIIALFPDAKPSLDFRNHFELLVAVMLSAQTTDAAVNKATPNLFLAYPTPEAMAAASEADIAKHISRLGLYRNKAKFLKKCAQQLLDDFNGQVPQTREELETLAGVGRKTANVVMSVGFGIPAFAVDTHVERICKHHDIVKKSASPLEVEKRVMDVLPPERWLAAHQAMIYFGRAICHPKNPECEHYPQLYNFDHI; the protein is encoded by the coding sequence ATGGTTTTATCAAAAAAACGAGCACGCCATGTCATCGAGGAGATCATTGCCCTATTTCCTGATGCCAAACCGAGTTTAGATTTTAGAAATCACTTTGAGCTACTCGTGGCAGTCATGTTATCCGCTCAAACGACAGATGCTGCAGTTAATAAAGCTACACCAAATCTATTTTTAGCTTATCCTACTCCAGAAGCTATGGCAGCAGCATCCGAGGCGGATATTGCCAAGCACATTTCACGCTTAGGACTTTATCGAAATAAGGCCAAGTTTCTAAAAAAATGCGCCCAGCAACTCTTGGACGATTTCAATGGACAGGTGCCTCAGACTCGGGAAGAATTAGAAACTTTAGCTGGGGTGGGGCGTAAGACAGCTAACGTGGTCATGAGTGTAGGGTTTGGTATCCCAGCTTTTGCCGTTGATACGCATGTTGAACGCATTTGTAAACACCACGATATTGTCAAAAAGTCAGCAAGTCCTTTAGAAGTTGAAAAACGTGTTATGGACGTTCTCCCACCTGAACGTTGGTTAGCTGCGCATCAGGCTATGATCTACTTTGGTCGGGCTATTTGCCATCCCAAAAATCCAGAGTGCGAACACTATCCTCAACTTTACAATTTTGATCATATTTAA
- a CDS encoding DUF6574 domain-containing protein produces the protein MLKQDWLEYFEAVNGRSATDTEISQALLAGEFVEPEVTSTNQVGSETGSIISDSVPAQGGASNGEYYVQPQNSFKEQNGQASSTQPTGQQYQELPQQQLNQNQFANQIQSFAQQSHPYQQPNGGQPNQFVGQPQSSGPQSFNQQVYQNNQQSQFNGQNFQHGSQAYYSQQQPAQPSEFSKTMKGFWAWLVSAWKSPTSEVESNKLNGYLSLGLTVFFAAIVVNYNFYNIISSVSFGFYSGPTFDFRLFLVSLIAAALVLFSIILGGFAVKRMVYKDGSFSFNKAFDWYGRLYAIVLPFVALSALFSLLGIMSVSLFLAWIGLVLIGVGATFALIYSKSSTSMDPFYKYLLAIIVNSVITFIFTFIAFSLLMSLMMM, from the coding sequence ATGTTAAAGCAAGATTGGCTCGAATATTTTGAAGCTGTGAATGGTCGTTCAGCAACGGATACAGAAATTTCTCAAGCTTTGCTGGCTGGTGAATTTGTGGAACCTGAGGTGACAAGTACGAACCAAGTTGGAAGTGAAACTGGCTCAATCATATCAGACTCTGTTCCAGCACAAGGAGGAGCTTCAAACGGTGAATATTATGTTCAGCCGCAAAATAGTTTTAAGGAACAGAATGGGCAGGCATCGTCCACTCAGCCAACTGGGCAGCAATATCAAGAGCTTCCTCAGCAACAGCTTAACCAAAATCAATTTGCTAATCAAATACAATCATTTGCCCAGCAGAGCCATCCTTATCAACAGCCAAATGGTGGGCAACCTAACCAGTTTGTTGGACAGCCTCAATCTTCTGGTCCGCAAAGCTTTAACCAGCAAGTCTATCAAAACAATCAGCAAAGTCAGTTCAATGGGCAGAATTTTCAGCACGGGTCACAGGCATATTACAGTCAGCAACAGCCGGCGCAACCAAGTGAATTTTCTAAAACAATGAAAGGTTTCTGGGCTTGGCTTGTTTCTGCTTGGAAGTCGCCAACTTCAGAAGTTGAAAGTAATAAATTAAATGGCTATCTTTCCCTAGGATTGACTGTTTTCTTTGCAGCTATTGTGGTGAATTATAATTTTTATAATATTATTTCTTCGGTGAGTTTTGGCTTTTACAGTGGTCCGACTTTTGATTTTAGACTTTTCTTGGTCTCACTGATAGCGGCAGCCCTCGTTCTTTTCTCCATTATTTTAGGAGGCTTTGCTGTAAAACGCATGGTCTATAAGGATGGAAGCTTTAGCTTTAATAAGGCATTTGACTGGTATGGCAGACTCTATGCGATTGTCTTACCTTTTGTGGCTCTTTCTGCTTTATTTAGCTTACTTGGGATTATGTCTGTATCCCTCTTCCTAGCATGGATTGGCTTAGTGTTAATTGGGGTCGGTGCAACCTTTGCTTTGATTTATTCAAAATCTAGCACGTCAATGGATCCTTTTTATAAATATTTACTGGCAATTATTGTCAATAGTGTGATTACATTTATCTTTACTTTCATCGCTTTCTCATTACTGATGAGTCTTATGATGATGTAA
- a CDS encoding TcaA second domain-containing protein, producing MATKEKWVELFEQVIGRKPTADEFLEGKRSDFDPKKIISIAAPAGQSNDRLAEEKQSSVTQEQNLGQEEPAVEFLKEEFVEASPKEEKKEISESDQYQEQRENWLQAFETNIGRKPTKEEFLEARNQGFLNLPIRSELLDSELPQKAIKKAEKRMSKKKAVMIAFPLILLFVLLAAFLYLSSVTGVKVVTDDFAKAVTKKDYDGIADLLSTNSDKWTRADARALVEHLESQEINIETELDNIAKSKGKSAYIDDNQNKLLGVTEKSKKFGIFQEYQIVAYPVEVKVNTNLDNASIKAGDKKSLPLSNNAETNIGKYHFIKQEFTLKGKTEVGEIESKIQLDLATAKNNEIKLDLKSEKKRLKVTMPAEASNATDLKIVVNGKEIGSSLETDIQVVPHQELEVYAKFVVADNTFVTNKESIVVKGDTLDVALSLPKEVTDKIKEKDEEAKKVEANKAKITNFLSEYRTAVFRSVSNRSNYYAQYYDTSSPSYKEMVEWTTGGGVKKAKIDYYDPGALDIREVREENGSYIVTTYEDYTVHYIDSTPNSVNRKNKTYYLKPTGNSFAIYNIEVSES from the coding sequence ATGGCAACGAAAGAAAAATGGGTTGAGCTTTTTGAGCAAGTCATTGGTAGAAAGCCAACCGCAGATGAGTTTTTAGAAGGAAAACGTTCTGACTTTGATCCCAAGAAGATTATTTCTATTGCGGCTCCTGCAGGACAAAGTAACGATAGGCTAGCTGAAGAGAAGCAAAGCTCGGTGACTCAGGAACAAAATTTGGGGCAAGAGGAGCCAGCTGTAGAGTTTCTCAAAGAAGAATTTGTTGAGGCTTCTCCTAAAGAAGAAAAGAAAGAGATTTCAGAATCGGATCAATACCAAGAGCAACGGGAAAATTGGCTACAAGCTTTCGAGACGAATATTGGTAGAAAGCCGACTAAAGAGGAATTTTTAGAAGCACGAAATCAAGGTTTTCTTAATCTACCTATTCGCTCTGAATTACTGGATTCGGAATTACCACAGAAAGCAATAAAAAAAGCAGAAAAAAGAATGTCGAAGAAGAAGGCCGTGATGATTGCTTTTCCTCTTATTCTACTTTTTGTTTTGTTGGCAGCCTTTCTTTATTTGAGCTCAGTGACAGGTGTTAAAGTTGTTACGGATGATTTTGCAAAAGCGGTTACTAAAAAAGATTATGATGGAATCGCAGACCTTCTCTCTACGAATTCAGATAAGTGGACACGTGCAGATGCGAGGGCTTTAGTCGAGCACTTAGAGAGTCAAGAAATCAATATTGAGACCGAGCTGGACAACATTGCTAAGTCAAAGGGAAAATCAGCCTATATTGATGACAATCAGAATAAACTTTTAGGTGTAACTGAAAAAAGCAAAAAATTTGGGATTTTTCAGGAATATCAAATAGTGGCCTATCCAGTAGAGGTGAAGGTTAACACGAACTTAGACAATGCGAGCATCAAAGCAGGAGATAAGAAAAGCCTTCCTTTGAGTAATAATGCTGAGACGAATATTGGCAAATATCATTTTATCAAGCAGGAATTTACCCTGAAAGGGAAGACGGAAGTCGGAGAGATTGAGAGTAAGATCCAGCTTGATTTAGCAACTGCTAAGAATAATGAAATTAAATTGGATCTTAAGTCTGAAAAGAAACGATTGAAGGTTACTATGCCAGCAGAAGCTTCAAATGCAACAGACCTTAAAATTGTTGTAAATGGCAAGGAAATTGGTAGTAGCTTAGAAACAGATATTCAAGTTGTACCACATCAAGAACTGGAAGTTTATGCTAAGTTTGTTGTTGCTGATAACACTTTTGTAACCAACAAGGAAAGTATTGTTGTCAAGGGAGACACGCTTGATGTTGCTTTATCTTTACCTAAAGAAGTGACAGATAAGATCAAAGAAAAGGACGAAGAAGCTAAAAAGGTAGAAGCTAACAAGGCAAAAATCACTAATTTCCTTAGCGAATATCGCACGGCTGTTTTCAGATCGGTCTCTAATCGTTCTAATTATTATGCTCAATATTATGACACTTCTAGTCCATCATACAAAGAGATGGTTGAGTGGACTACAGGTGGTGGTGTCAAGAAGGCGAAAATTGATTATTACGATCCAGGAGCTTTGGATATCCGTGAAGTGAGAGAGGAGAACGGCTCTTATATTGTGACGACTTATGAGGACTATACAGTTCACTATATTGATAGTACTCCAAATAGTGTCAATCGAAAAAATAAAACTTACTATTTGAAGCCGACTGGAAATTCCTTTGCAATCTACAATATTGAAGTTTCAGAAAGTTAG
- the ldcB gene encoding LD-carboxypeptidase LdcB/DacB yields the protein MKYNKVIFLAMAVLLLSACSAAKDKTESSTNKQASSSKVSVEKKEAEKDRSSSQDTRSESDSAESKKEQKQDVTVDKNVSYNGSYYSVQGKYDEIVIANKHYPLSADYNPGEDPTAKAELLKLIADMQSKGYPISNQYSGFRSYQTQVGLYQSYVNRDGLAAADRYSARPGYSEHQTGLAFDLIDSSGNLVEEAGASQWLLDNAYKYGFVVRYPVGKEGSTGYVPESWHLRYVGKEAKEISESGLTLEEYYHFTGGNYVQ from the coding sequence ATGAAATATAATAAAGTTATTTTTCTAGCAATGGCAGTCTTGCTTTTAAGTGCTTGCTCAGCAGCCAAAGACAAGACTGAAAGTAGTACAAACAAGCAGGCAAGTAGCTCAAAGGTATCTGTTGAAAAAAAAGAGGCTGAAAAAGACCGGTCATCTAGCCAAGATACAAGGAGTGAATCGGATAGTGCGGAGTCTAAGAAGGAGCAAAAGCAGGACGTAACTGTTGATAAAAATGTTTCTTACAACGGAAGCTACTATAGCGTTCAAGGGAAATATGACGAAATAGTCATCGCCAATAAACACTATCCATTATCAGCTGATTACAATCCAGGTGAGGATCCGACTGCTAAAGCAGAACTACTTAAGTTAATCGCAGATATGCAGTCCAAAGGTTATCCTATCAGCAACCAATATAGCGGTTTTCGTAGCTATCAAACTCAGGTCGGCCTTTATCAAAGTTATGTGAATCGAGATGGACTAGCTGCGGCTGATCGCTATTCGGCAAGACCAGGCTACAGCGAGCACCAAACTGGTTTAGCATTTGATCTGATTGATAGTAGCGGCAATCTGGTTGAAGAAGCTGGAGCTAGTCAGTGGCTCTTGGACAATGCCTATAAATATGGTTTTGTAGTACGCTATCCTGTTGGCAAGGAGGGGTCTACTGGCTATGTGCCTGAAAGTTGGCATTTACGCTATGTAGGAAAAGAGGCCAAGGAAATTTCCGAATCTGGTCTCACACTGGAAGAGTATTATCATTTTACAGGTGGTAATTATGTCCAGTAA
- a CDS encoding peptidylprolyl isomerase — protein sequence MKKIILFSLLSALALTGCSTKEDSTTKSSNAPKQSSATDTSSEAAEAQKLREQYKDAMTNENANFPQLSTEVAEDEAEVKIITTQGDIRLKLFPKYAPLAVENFLTHAKEGYYDGVIFHRVINDFMIQTGDPKGDGTGGESIWKGKNESIDSGNGFKNEYSPYLYNLRGALAMANAGKDTNGSQFFINQSKKDLSKQLPTDTFPAKIIEAYKNGGNPSLDGGYTVFGQVIEGMDVVDKIAATETGDKDKPKTDIKIEKIEIIKE from the coding sequence ATGAAAAAAATCATTCTTTTTAGTCTTTTATCTGCACTTGCTCTGACAGGCTGCTCCACTAAAGAAGATTCTACTACCAAGTCCTCCAATGCTCCTAAGCAGTCTTCTGCTACCGATACCAGTTCTGAGGCAGCTGAAGCTCAAAAACTCCGTGAACAGTACAAGGATGCCATGACCAATGAAAATGCCAACTTCCCACAATTATCTACAGAAGTTGCCGAAGATGAGGCTGAAGTCAAGATTATCACAACACAAGGAGACATTCGCCTCAAGCTGTTTCCTAAATACGCTCCTTTAGCTGTCGAAAATTTTCTGACACATGCAAAGGAAGGCTATTATGACGGTGTGATTTTCCACCGCGTTATCAATGATTTCATGATTCAGACCGGCGATCCTAAAGGAGATGGCACGGGTGGCGAATCCATTTGGAAAGGCAAGAATGAGTCTATTGACTCAGGAAATGGCTTCAAAAATGAATATTCTCCTTACCTCTACAACTTGCGCGGTGCACTAGCCATGGCTAATGCTGGAAAAGACACCAACGGCAGTCAATTTTTCATCAACCAAAGCAAGAAAGACTTATCCAAACAATTACCGACCGACACCTTCCCAGCTAAAATCATTGAAGCTTACAAAAACGGCGGAAATCCAAGCCTTGACGGCGGCTATACCGTCTTTGGTCAAGTTATTGAAGGAATGGACGTAGTAGACAAAATCGCTGCCACAGAAACTGGCGATAAAGATAAACCCAAAACAGATATTAAAATCGAAAAGATTGAAATTATAAAAGAATAG
- a CDS encoding NUDIX hydrolase, whose translation MRAGVIVYNPFLDKILLIHRWKNGQEYFVIPGGTIELGEGPLEAVLREMKEEVNLSFSADQLHTAFSFNNQGKEEYYFYTSLSTAETPLMQGEEAQRSSLQNIYQPEWISLQELYNHNLRPESLKSLLLELLTQESLKN comes from the coding sequence ATGCGAGCAGGTGTGATTGTCTACAATCCTTTCTTGGACAAGATTTTGCTGATTCACCGCTGGAAGAATGGACAAGAGTATTTCGTGATTCCCGGTGGGACTATCGAACTTGGAGAAGGACCTTTAGAAGCCGTCTTACGGGAAATGAAAGAAGAAGTCAATCTTAGCTTTTCTGCTGACCAGCTGCACACAGCTTTTTCCTTTAACAATCAGGGAAAAGAGGAGTATTATTTCTACACCAGTCTAAGTACGGCTGAGACTCCCCTCATGCAGGGCGAGGAAGCCCAGCGCAGTAGTCTCCAAAACATTTACCAGCCCGAATGGATCAGCTTGCAAGAACTTTACAACCACAATCTGCGTCCAGAAAGCCTCAAATCCCTGCTCTTGGAATTACTGACGCAGGAAAGTTTGAAAAACTAA
- a CDS encoding PspC domain-containing protein, with protein MARRLTRSADDKIIAGVCSGLARYFNIDPVIIRVIWGVSFFPYGIGLLPYLIFWLILPEE; from the coding sequence ATGGCAAGACGTTTAACAAGAAGTGCTGACGATAAAATCATTGCGGGAGTTTGCTCCGGCCTAGCTCGGTATTTTAATATAGATCCGGTCATCATCCGTGTCATCTGGGGAGTCTCCTTTTTCCCTTATGGAATTGGACTTCTTCCCTACCTCATTTTCTGGTTGATTTTGCCAGAGGAATAA